In the Entelurus aequoreus isolate RoL-2023_Sb linkage group LG21, RoL_Eaeq_v1.1, whole genome shotgun sequence genome, gtagaaaagcgctatacaagtataacccatttatcatttatattatttataacgCTTAAACCGAAGATTAACAAAAGGCAAGttccgctaggaaaaggcactgaagcatagggatggctatgtaaaaccaaagtaaaactgaactggctacaaagtcaacaaaaacagaatgctggacgacagcaaaaacttacagcgtgtggagcaaagacggcgtccacaaagcacatccgtacatgacaatcaacaatgtccccacaaagaaggatagcgtacgcacaacttaaatagtcttgattgcccaaacaaagcaggtgcggtgaaaagcactttataaataaaatgtacttacttacttcctCAGGTGGGCCGAGCACCTGGACGACCTCTCTGGCCTGTCCCTGCAAGACCCCGAAGGCTTCCTAGGACATCCTGTGAACGCCTTTAAGCTGATGAAGAGGCTCCGCAGTGAGTGGGCCGAGGTGGAGACTCTGGTGCTCACCAACGTGTCTGACGGCGAGTCGCTGTTTCAAACAGCTATTTGTTTCCAGCAAGAAATATCAAATACATCCCAAATAGCGCATATGAAAAATGGATTTTACATTGTGACGTCAAACTGTAAGACCATTTCAGCCAATCGGAACCTTGAAGAcagccatttaaaggcctactgaaatgattttttttatttaaacgggaatagcagatccattctatgtgtcatacttgatcatttcgcgatattgccatatttttgctggaaggatttagtagagaaaatcgacgataaagttcgcaacttttgctcgctgattaaaaaaaaaagccttgcctgtagcggaagtagcgtgacgtcacaggagctagtattcctcacaattcccgttgtttacaatggagcgagagagattcggaccgagaaagtgatgattaccccattaatttgagcgaggatgaaagattcgtagatgaggaacgttacagtgaaggacttgagaggcagtgatggacgtatcttttttcgctctgaccgtaacttaggtacaagctggctcattggattccacactctctcctttttctattgtggatcacagatttgtattttaaaccacctgggatactatatcctcttgaaaatgagtcgagaacgcgaaatggacattcagtgccttttatctccacgacaatacatcggcgaaatgctttagctacgagctaacgtgatagcatcttgctttaactgcatatagaaacaaaagaaataaacccctgaggggaaggatagatagaaaatcaacaatacttttaaaccgtggacatgtaaatacacggttaatgctttccaggctggcgaaggttaacaatgctgtgctaacgacgccattgaagctaacttagcaaccggactgcacagagctatgctaaaaacattagctctccacctacgccagccagccctcatctgctcatcaacacccgtgctcacctgcgttccagcgatcggcagaaggacgaaggacttcacccgatgcgtttggcggcccggagacgtaggaagtcaaggtgaggtcggcggctagcacggctagcgctccaacaaagtcctcctggttgtgttgctgtagtccgctgctaatacaccgatcccacctacaactgtcttctttgcagccttcattgttcattaaaaaaattgcaaaagatgtccagaatactgtggaattatgaaatgaaaacagagctttttgtataggattctacggggtaccataacttccgttactcggacttcgtcacgcgcatacgtcatcataccacgatgtttcagccggatatttcctgggaagttttaaatgtcactttataagttaacccggccgtattggcatgtgttgcaatgttaagatttcatcattgatatataaactatcagactgcgtggtcgctagtagtggctttcagtaggcctttaataattgcAATGGGGTCACGTAGAAAATGGCTAACCCAAAATAGCCTAGCACCATCATAGCTGTCAATATGTACATTTCAAAAGATTTCttggaaaataaggacatttctgtaaaggggaactgcacttttttggcattttgtaagacaagaatacatatgttttcctttttttaatgcattttaactcgtaaataaacgctagcaaaagtcaggtagcaatggagccaatggcagtcgctctattccgcttataaagtgctcaaaaaaaaacaactccatcgttttatatacagtacatgccaaaaGTTTGTACGCTAGATGCCTTTCCCTGCGTTATCCCCATGTCCTTCATCTCTGTCGGCTTGATTGGATCACATGACATGAGCGGCCTGTCACAACTGTCACCTGTGCAGTGGTGTGtgcaaccatccattttctaccgcttgtcccttttggggtcacggggggtgctggagcctatctcagctgcattcgggcggaaggcggggtacaccctggacaagtcgccaacacagatagacggacaacattcacactcacattaacacactagggccaatttagtgttgccaatcaacctatcgccaggtgcatgtctttggaggtgggaggaagccggagtacccggaaggaacccgcgcagtcacggggagaacatgcaaactccccacagaaagatcccgagcccgggattgaactcaggactactcaggatcttcgtattgtgaggcacatgcactaaccccttttcCACCGTGCTGCGACCaacgcgcttttattttgaaggcctgacTTTTTACAGGCTGCATGGAATGGACAAATAGAGAACAAAAAGATGTCGGTAAAGGACCAAATATGGGATTTTGCCTGGGCAAAGCAGGAAGGTTGTCATGTATGAGTCAGGAAAACGTATTTGTTGTGTGATTGTGACCTTGTTTCTTCTTCGGTGGTTTTCAGGTTTCATCTCCGACCTGACCGTCGGGAGGCAGCACTTCCCCAACGAAGTGGACCAGACCGGCGTTGCCGAAGCCCTGTTGAGGCTGCAGGACACGTACGAGCTGGACACCAACACCCTCGCTAAAGGAGAGCTGCCAGGTGACGAGTCAGGCCCAGGTGCAAGTTAGAACCGGAGCCTGGAACTCATAACTCCCGCCCCCGACGCAGGAAGCTCCTCCCTCCGCAGCCCCCTGACGGCGGACGACTGCTACGACCTCGCCATGGTGGCGTACCAGGAGAACGACTTTTACCACACGGAGCTGTGGATGTCCCAGGCTCTGAGGCAGCTGGACCAAGGAGAACCGCCCGGCGCCGTGGACGCCGTCACCATCCTGGACTACCTTAGCTACGCCCTCTACCAGCTGGGGGAGCTGGAGAGCGCTGTGGCGTACACCAAGCGGCTGCTGAAGCTCGGTGAGTCTTGCACAGAACCGAGTAGgctagagcagtgattctcaaactggtacgcaggctccatctagtggtacgccaaagaattaaGAGCcgtgttgtattttttattttctaactGTTACTGTTCAAAACCGTGTGATATTACAGTgtgcaaaaatatgaaatatacttgttagtTAAAATTTGTGTCGTGTTTTTACTGAAGACTTggtcctactatgctactgtattttaaatatTGGTCATGGTGGCACTTGGACAGCCAAGTGTTTTGGTGACAgacgtttgagaaccactagtATAGATTTTCTGCAGCACAATCTTCAGAAACTGCGATGATTGGCTTTTGTGTTTTTAAGACCCCAGCATAAAGCAAGCTGAGATGAACCTTCACTACTTTGAGTATCACCTGGACAAGATGAAGAAGGGCGAGGAGACTGAGGAGACGCTCAGGATGGGCGGAGCTGAGCCACACCTGGACGACGACAAGACGTACGAGAAGCTGTGTCGTGGAAAGAGCACTGAGATGGTAAAGATTTACAGACACATGTTCAAACTGTACATTAGACACTTGTTCTTACTGTACATTAGACACATGTTCAAACTGTACATTAGACACATGTTCAAACTGTACATTAGACGCTTGTTCTTACTGTACATTAGACACATGTTCAAACTGTACATTAGACGCTTGTTCTTACTGTACATTAGACACTTGTTCATACTGTACATTAGACATGTTCATAGTGTACATTAGACACATGTTCATAGTGTACATTAGACACATGTTCAAACTGTACATTAGACACTTGTTCTTACTGTACATTAGACACATGTTCAAACTGTACATTAGACACATGTTCAAACTGTACATTAGACGCTTGTTCTTACTGTACATTAGACACATGTTCAAACTGTACATTAGACGCTTGTTCTTACTGTACATTAGACACTTGTTCATACTGTACATTAGACATGTTCATAGTGTACATTAGACACATGTTCATAGTGTACATTAGACACATGTTCAAACTGTACATTAGACACATGTTCAAACTGTACATTAGACGCTTGTTCTTACTGTACATTAGACACTTGTTCTTACTGTACATTAGACACATGTTCAAACTGTACATTAGACGCTTGTTCTTACTGTACATTAGACACTTGTTCATACTGTACATTAGACATGTTCATAGTGTACATTAGACACATGTTCATAGTGTACATTAGACACATGTTCAAACTGTACATTAGACACATTTTCATACTGTACATTAGACATGTTCATAGTGTACATTAGACACTTGTTCATACTGTACATTAGACACTTGTTCATACTGTACATTAGACACATGTTCATAGTGTACATTAGACATGTTCATACTGTACATTAGACATGTTCATAGTGTACATTAGACACATGTTCAAACTGTAAATTAGACACTTGTTCATACTGTACATTAGACATGTTCATAGTGTACATTAGACACTTGTTCAAACTGTACATTAGACACATGTTCATACTGTACATTAGACACATGTTCATACTGTACATTAAACACTTGTTCATACTGTACATTAGACACATGTTCATACTGTACATTAGACACATGTTCATACTGTACATTAGACACATGTTCATACTGTACATTAGACACTTGTTCATACTGTACATTAGACACTGTTCGTACTGTACATTAGACACATGTTCATTTTGTACATTTGACACTTGTTCATAGTGTACATTAGACACTTGTTCATACTGTACATTAGACATCTTCGTACTGTACATTAGACATCTTCATACTGTACATTAGACACTGTTCGTACTGTACATTAGACACTGTTCGTACTGTTCATTAGACACTTGTTTATACTGTACATTAGACACTGTTCATTAGACACTTGTTCATACTGTACATTAGACACATGTTCATTTTGTACATTAGACACTTGTTCATAGTGTACATTAGACACTTGTTCGTACTGTACATTAGACACTGTTCGTACTGTACATTAGACACTGTTCATTCTGTTCATTAGACACTTGTTCATACTGTACATTAGACACTTGTTCATACTGTACATTAGACACTTGTTCATACTGTACGTTAGACACATGTTCATACTGTACATTTGACACTTGTTCATAGTGTACATTAGACACTTGTTCGTACTGTACATTAGACACTTGTTCGTACTGTACATTAGACACTTGTTCATAGTGTACATTAGACATTGTTCATACTGTACATTAGACACTTGTTCACACTTAAAGGAACTAAGAAAAAAACCTCAATAGCCTATAGTGCATGTACACATGTTGAtacagaaaccacaagacttgcaacaggaggggAAGGGAGAAAAGCATCCGACccgaagcatgctaatgttagcatactagtatgcatgctaacatcagtatgctaactttttttagccaactTTACCGCCATACACCtcaatcatataacttggtacgtgctATATGCTAACTGGTAGCACgttaacatttttagccaattttgccgctgcacacctcagagtcatataatttcGTAATCAGcacatgcaaacttttttttgatAACGGTTTTACCTCAAACTCATATGGTacatgacatatgctaactgttagcctgctaactttttaagccaatTTCGCCGCCGTACACTtcagaatcatataacttggtatgtgacatatgttaactgctagcatgctaaatttttacCCAATTTTGCCGACGTACACTtcagaatcatataacttggtacgtgacatatgttaactgttagcatgctaaatttttacCCAATTTTGCCGACGTACACTtcagaatcatataacttggtatgtgacatatgttaactgctagcatgctaaatttttacCCAATTTTGCCGCAGTACACTtcagaatcatataacttggtatgtgacatatgttaactgctagcatgctacatttttacccaattttgccgccgtacacttcagaatcatataacttggtatgtgacatatgttaactgctagcatgctaaatttttacCCAATTCtgccgccgtacacctcagaatcatataacttggtacgtgacatatgttaactgttagcatgctaactttttaagccaattttgccgccgtacacttcagaatcatataacttggtatgtgacatatgttaactgctagcatgctaaatttttacccaattttgccgccgtacacctcagaatcatataacttggtacgtgacatatgttaactgttagcatgctaacttttttagccaattttgccgctGTACACTTCAAATTCATATAACTTTGTTCTTGGCCAATGGTAGCTTTTTTTTCTCGCTCATTTTGCATGCCTCCGCCTGAGAGTCATCTAACTTGGTACTTGTTGCGTTCTAACTGTTGGCGTACATAATGCATCCACACCTGACTCCCCGCTCGTCTTTCTAACAGACCTCACGCAGGCAGAGTCGCCTCTTCTGCCGTTACCATGACAGCCGTCGGCATCCGAGGTACGTGATTGGGCCTGTGAAAGAGGAAGACGAGTGGGATCGTCCCCGCGTCGTCCGATATCACGACATCGCGACAGACGAGGAGATGAGCAAGTTCAAAGAGCTGGCAAAACCCAGGGTGAGTCTAGTCGGCTCTTATTGTGAAAGAACAGAAGACGCAAGGAGCTTCCTAAGAAGAACAGTCGTTCATTGAAGGGTTTTCATCTGTTGTCATGTAGGTGGCAGTATTACAAAGATGTGGTAGTATTGCAGGTAGGTTGTGGTATTACAAAGATGTGGTAGTATTAGGTGTCAGTATTCTTTCCTGCTATAGTTCCAagcattaaaaatgcaataattgCTAGAAAACAAATAGCTACTGTGCAGTCAACTAGAGCTGGCACATTTCACTCCTGTcggtcagtacgtgtccatgcactaaattagtccgatttatcaaatagtttggctctaaataagcctctCACGAcccaacacacctggattatgcgatttggaaaccaggggccgtacttatcaagcttcttagagtgccattttacacttaagtcctgagaatttgcgaaatttagtcctactctcaaacttaagaagaaaagctttttatcaacgttcttaagtctaagaatcactcctactctccacgatatttaagagaccttcagaggtgtcttaagtggttaggagttgccagcaggggatggcactgaggcgagagagacgtgcgcgaacgttcagggaacggaacaatgttttgtttttttttgatgacgagcagctgatcaaacggtatcgtttagacagagcggatattatttttgtcacagatttaatacttttcgattccttgttgatttctgcatgtgtctgcagtgggctagtatatatagagccacccacaccagtttcaaattagttgcctaattaatgaattggaaagaaaatgttatgacagtagcgtatgtgtgtggccgtgaggtgagtgacgtcagtgagtgtgtgggcgagagaagagagggagcggtagcgtgagtgccggcggggactagtttgttttgtattattttgtagtttattgtcaaaatatacactcctattgtccacttcaatatttccaagatatatctttattcttagacaacggattcccttccgtgattggtcatttctatggacacagaaatgacgtcacctaaaattccgtttacggcacatagtaatgtcgtaattcagctctgagtgtgacacttaagattcagtcctacacttcgctgaaagtgtgagtaagacgcttgataactgacttttaagtgcagctttcagcgaagaatttatttactcttaagtcaactcttagcagacttcttaggagtcattctaagaagcttgataagtacggccccagatctctcgagtgggtgTGTACCGCCAGAGGGAAGCCAGTCTCAACGTGCGGATTATAACCCGGAAGCAGATCCCATTCAATATAAGTacagcaacaattgtaatgaagggGATAATGatcatttgcttcacaaattaaaagaacagaacattttgaagtgtatCGATGGTAGACTCCTGAACAAAATACGAATGAGAAGAGAGTGAAGCAGGTATTATACAAGGCAAATAATAAAGTGTACACAATCCTCTTCCTGCTGTATTTGTGAACGCCAAACTGATGAATAGTAActctcattcaagtacctcggggtggggtggacaataagctggactggactgttaacacggaccacttgtacaggaaggGACAGaacaggctgtacttcctgacgaggctgcgctccttcaacatctgtaaaaaaactcttgtggatgtactaccagtctgcggttgccagtgttctgtctacatcgtagtgtgctgggggggcagtacatctaagaaagacagctccagactggagaatctgatcaggcgggccggttctatgatgggaataaaactggactcactggtgacggtggcagagaagaggactgtggaaaaactagtgagcatcctggatgatgccagtcaccctctgctggaatttaaattttcctgagggaactctcctgaaggaatcaataaagtactatctatatatctattgcACGCAACCGGCAAACTTGTCCATAACAAaggcaaccttcatctggaacagtatcggcCGTGGCAAGAAcgcttcggatttaaaactccttccattaaTCCACAGAGTTATGAATGAACTCTGATacgttcaaaagttttgtttccacgaTTCTCCGTCTAAAAATTCCTTCGAAACAATTTCctcccgccggtctttctttgctttggaCCTGCATCCGCTCTGAGACGTTATTGGCAGTAGCGTCATGTTCCTAGCGCTAACAAAGACTACGTTTACAAAGGGGCCCAAATTGGACTTTCTTCTGATCAGACTTTTTTCAGCTGactgtttaaagttaaagtaccactggtagtcacacacacacacacactaggtgtggtgaaattatcctctgcatttgacccatccccttgttccaacccctgggaggtgaggagagcagtgagcagcagcggtgaccgcgctcgggaatcatttttggtgatttaacccccaattccaacccttgatgctgagtgccaagcagggaggtaatggctcccatttttatgggtatgactcggccggggtttgaactcacgacctaccaatctcagggcgacactctaaccactaggccaccgagcaagtttacactgcaagtaaaatatgatttttatcagactccagtgtaaatgtGCACAGGCCCCTAAGTGGCCCCAAtctggcctcgacgtcacttgcatgcgcacttcgataatgtgaaaacaaaggaagttgaccaggaggaagtcgctgctgctactacaaaataaaataagtcaaaacacttttaaaaaatgagtgctttttttttgtgaaagaaaatgaAAGTAATATCATATATGAATAGATGTATATAGTTTAATATATTTgtcatctttttatggctgttaaaggcctactgaaagccactactagcgaccacgcagtctgatagtttatatatcaatgatgaaatcttaacattgcaacacatgccaatacggccgggttaacttataaagtgcaattttaaatttcccgccacacttccggttgataaAGCCTTCGaaagatgacgtatgcgcgtgacgtagcccgagaaacagaggtatgccttccccattgaatacaatacaaaaaagctctgttttcatttcataattccacagtattctggacatctgtgttggtgaatcttttgcaatttgtttaatgaacaatggaggctgcaaagaagaacgttgtaggtggctgtagcaacacaaggaccacttactcggatagcagacgcccagccgatgctagcagacgcctagccgatgctagcagacgcctagccgatgctagcagacccacagcacggatgatctggtgaagtccttcgtcgcgccgtcaatcgctggaacgcaggtgagcacgggtgttgctgagcaaaggagatgagggctggctggcgtaggtggagcgctaatgtttttatcatagctctgtgagctccggttgctaagtcagccttagcgtcgttagcaacagcattgttaagctttgccaggctgagatctattaaccgtgtagttacatgtccatggtttaatagtattgtcgatcttctgtctatccttccagtcagggatttatttattttgtttctatctgcatttgagacagatgctatcacgttagctcatgctaaagatgctaaagagcttcgtcgatgtattgtcgtggagataaaaggcactgtaatgtccatttcgcgttctcgactctcattttcaagaggatatagtatccgaggtggtttaaaatacaaatccgtgatccacaatagaaaaaggagagagtgtggaatccaatgagtcagcttgtacctaagttacggtcagagcgaaaaaaaaaaagtatttcactgcattctagtccgtcactctaacgttcctcgtccacgaatctttcatcctcgctcaaattaatggggtaatcgtcactttcacgtccgaatagctctagctgcgttgaaaacaataggaaaatatgagggagtgaacaactgacaacgtcacgctacttccggtaggggcaaggtttttttttatcagagaccaaaagttgcgaactttatcgacgttgttctatactaaatcctttcagcaaaaatatggcaatatcgcaaaatgatcaagtatgacacatagaatggatctgctatccccgtttaaataaaaaaaattcatttcagtaggcctttaagtagaggagacatagacctcagcgtggatctacgggagctttatttttcaactcacatgtaagcaaatacagCACAGCGTCAATTACGCTCTTTCAAC is a window encoding:
- the LOC133638274 gene encoding prolyl 4-hydroxylase subunit alpha-1-like isoform X2; translated protein: MCKMAALLLLLVFIASCSALDAFFTSVGHMTDLLYTEQHLLASLKDYIHAEENKLEQIKKWAEHLDDLSGLSLQDPEGFLGHPVNAFKLMKRLRSFISDLTVGRQHFPNEVDQTGVAEALLRLQDTYELDTNTLAKGELPGSSSLRSPLTADDCYDLAMVAYQENDFYHTELWMSQALRQLDQGEPPGAVDAVTILDYLSYALYQLGELESAVAYTKRLLKLDPSIKQAEMNLHYFEYHLDKMKKGEETEETLRMGGAEPHLDDDKTYEKLCRGKSTEMTSRRQSRLFCRYHDSRRHPRYVIGPVKEEDEWDRPRVVRYHDIATDEEMSKFKELAKPRLTRSKVVDSQAGHSYEAGYRISENAWLGQHEHPVVNMMVQRIGDITGLDVSTAEQLQVANYGVGGQYEAHYDFNREDESDSFAELGTGNRIATWLLYMSDVQAGGATVFTDAGAAVWPKKGTAVFWYNLHPSGDGDYRTKHAACPVLVGSKWVANLWLHERGQEFRRPCPL
- the LOC133638274 gene encoding prolyl 4-hydroxylase subunit alpha-1-like isoform X3; amino-acid sequence: MTDLLYTEQHLLASLKDYIHAEENKLEQIKKWAEHLDDLSGLSLQDPEGFLGHPVNAFKLMKRLRSEWAEVETLVLTNVSDGFISDLTVGRQHFPNEVDQTGVAEALLRLQDTYELDTNTLAKGELPGSSSLRSPLTADDCYDLAMVAYQENDFYHTELWMSQALRQLDQGEPPGAVDAVTILDYLSYALYQLGELESAVAYTKRLLKLDPSIKQAEMNLHYFEYHLDKMKKGEETEETLRMGGAEPHLDDDKTYEKLCRGKSTEMTSRRQSRLFCRYHDSRRHPRYVIGPVKEEDEWDRPRVVRYHDIATDEEMSKFKELAKPRLTRSKVVDSQAGHSYEAGYRISENAWLGQHEHPVVNMMVQRIGDITGLDVSTAEQLQVANYGVGGQYEAHYDFNREDESDSFAELGTGNRIATWLLYMSDVQAGGATVFTDAGAAVWPKKGTAVFWYNLHPSGDGDYRTKHAACPVLVGSKWVANLWLHERGQEFRRPCPL
- the LOC133638274 gene encoding prolyl 4-hydroxylase subunit alpha-1-like isoform X1, coding for MCKMAALLLLLVFIASCSALDAFFTSVGHMTDLLYTEQHLLASLKDYIHAEENKLEQIKKWAEHLDDLSGLSLQDPEGFLGHPVNAFKLMKRLRSEWAEVETLVLTNVSDGFISDLTVGRQHFPNEVDQTGVAEALLRLQDTYELDTNTLAKGELPGSSSLRSPLTADDCYDLAMVAYQENDFYHTELWMSQALRQLDQGEPPGAVDAVTILDYLSYALYQLGELESAVAYTKRLLKLDPSIKQAEMNLHYFEYHLDKMKKGEETEETLRMGGAEPHLDDDKTYEKLCRGKSTEMTSRRQSRLFCRYHDSRRHPRYVIGPVKEEDEWDRPRVVRYHDIATDEEMSKFKELAKPRLTRSKVVDSQAGHSYEAGYRISENAWLGQHEHPVVNMMVQRIGDITGLDVSTAEQLQVANYGVGGQYEAHYDFNREDESDSFAELGTGNRIATWLLYMSDVQAGGATVFTDAGAAVWPKKGTAVFWYNLHPSGDGDYRTKHAACPVLVGSKWVANLWLHERGQEFRRPCPL